A genomic region of Aspergillus oryzae RIB40 DNA, chromosome 1 contains the following coding sequences:
- a CDS encoding hemolysin III family protein (predicted membrane proteins, contain hemolysin III domain): protein MACSAQSVTIESYPEEAAVSSAYATPSEETTALLRDRRRRHSFHAARKLSCDYDADAVFLRVELFLAELERRLHWLEDYRRSHMVQIDASLRRGYATLEAVRDSCSYASGELMGGGKKRAKILVETLEDGYKDALATKETLEQKAQAGVRLMESFLSELEARAHAVRDRGFYGTLDDGWKAVDSKLVHAREVVDEGMERARKAKDALRENIDQAIALAQEKRLIAYADLPHPWRVNPHILEGYRFTHSKVECFTSMFTFSNELVNIWSHLIGLFIVLSVAFYFYPLNPNFHLSTKTDVLIAAVFFFAACKCLVCSTLWHTMNSIANQGLMERFACVDYTGISMLVAASIVTTEYTAFYCEPVSRWTYILLTMSLGIGGVILPWHPTFNRADFAWARVAFYVTLALTGFAPLAQLTYTRGFAWCLYFYAPVVKSILVYFVGACIYASQVPERWRPGLFDYVGGSHNIWHFAVLGGILFHYCAMQDLFAGAFQRAKGECPHLTS from the exons ATGGCTTGCTCGGCTCAATCAGTGACCATCGAGTCTTATCCCGAGGAAGCTGCCGTCTCCAGCGCTTATGCCACTCCGTCCGAGGAGACGACAGCCCTGCTCCGAGATCGTCGGCGGAGGCATTCCTTCCATGCCGCAAGAAAACTGTCGTGCGACTACGATGCCGATGCAGTCTTTCTAAGG GTGGAACTTTTTCTGGCCGAATTAGAGAGACGGTTACATTGGCTTGAAGACTATCGCCGGTCACACATGGTACAGATCGATGCCAGCTTGCGCAGAGGTTATGCAACACTCGAGGCTGTTCGAGATTCCTGCTCCTACGCCTCTGGAGAACTCATGGGcggaggcaagaagagggccAAGATCCTAGTGGAGACGCTTGAGGACGGCTACAAGGATGCTCTCGCAACCAAAGAGACCCTGGAACAAAAGGCACAAGCAGGAGTTCGCTTGATGGAGTCGTTCTTATCGGAGTTGGAAGCTCGGGCGCATGCGGTTCGAGACCGTGGTTTCTACGGCACTCTGGATGACGGGTGGAAGGCAGTGGATTCGAAGCTGGTCCATGCCCGCGAAGTGGTCGATGAGGGCATGGAACGCGCCCGGAAAGCCAAGGATGCTCTGCGTGAGAATATCGACCAGGCGATTGCGCTAGCTCAGGAGAAGCGCCTAATTGCCTATGCGGACCTTCCGCATCCATGGCGTGTGAACCCGCACATTTTGGAAGGGTATCGGTTCACACATTCTAAGGTAGAATGCTTCACGTCCATGTTTACCTTTTCCAATGAATTGGTCAACATCTGGTCTCACCTGATCGGTCTGTTCATCGTCCTCTCGGTGGCCTTCTATTTCTATCCTTTGAATCCGAACTTCCACTTGAGCACCAAGACGGATGTATTGATTGCGGcggtgttcttctttgctgcCTGCAAGTGCCTAGTCTGCAGTACTCTTTGGCACACTATGAACAGCATTGCCAACCAGGGCCTGATGGAGCGCTTCGCTTGCGTGGACTATACTGGCATCTCAATGCTTGTCGCTGCTTCGATCGTGACGACAGAATACACTGCATTTTACTGCGAACCCGTATCGCGATGGACATACATTCTTCTCACGATGTCCCTCGGCATCGGTGGTGTCATTCTCCCCTGGCACCCGACCTTCAACCGCGCTGATTTTGCCTGGGCTCGTGTGGCATTTTACGTTACACTTGCCCTCACGGGTTTCGCGCCGTTGGCACAGCTTACCTACACCCGAGGCTTTGCCTGGTGTCTATACTTTTACGCACCCGTCGTGAAAAGCATTCTCGTGTATTTCGTTGGGGCTTGCATTTACGCTTCCCAGGTACCCGAACGGTGGCGCCCCGGCCTCTTCGACTACGTAGGTGGGAGCCATAATATCTGGCATTTTGCCGTCCTAGGCGGCATTCTGTTCCACTATTGCGCCATGCAAGATTTGTTTGCAGGCGCTTTTCAGAGAGCCAAGGGGGAATGTCCGCACTTGACTTCCTGA